Proteins encoded within one genomic window of Natator depressus isolate rNatDep1 chromosome 1, rNatDep2.hap1, whole genome shotgun sequence:
- the LOC141982889 gene encoding inosine-uridine preferring nucleoside hydrolase-like encodes MTKLLLIDVDCGVDDAQAIMMALASPSVEILGITCCYGNTQLENVCKNVLRVLQVCNRLEIPVYQGASAPLLGGPVEWALYHGRDGLGDVPDPNAPGLDHLQKEHAVIAMLRIVSEKPGQISLVATGPLTNLALAVKLDPTFPMKLKNMFIMGGNVESRGNTTVCGEFNFATDPEAAYVVLNEFTCPTYIASWEFTCHNSLSWEFYHELVNQDTKKAKFMEKISAHSIKFTESKHENTGNMLWTSGFVSCDSYAMAAAIDESFVTKAIEVAVSVELNGSLTRGMMVMDMTSLLKKKNKAFVINKCDLEKFKGLLIAALK; translated from the exons atgacaaagtTGCTGTTGATTGATGTTGACTGTGGAGTCGATGATGCTCAAGCCATAATGATGGCTCTGGCATCTCCCAGTGTTGAAATCCTGGGAATTACTTGCTGTTATGGAAACACACAGTTGGAAAACGTCTGCAAAAATGTACTTCGTGTGCTACAAGTTTGTAACAGGCTTGAG ATTCCAGTTTATCAAGGTGCTTCTGCTCCCTTACTTGGTGGTCCTGTGGAATGGGCTTTGTATCATGGAAGAGATGGTTTGGGTGATGTTCCTGATCCGAATGCTCCAGGATTAGACCATCTACAGAAAGAACATGCTGTGATTGCAATGTTAAGAATTGTTAGTGAGAAGCCTGGTCAG ATTTCTCTAGTTGCCACTGGTCCTTTGACTAATTTAGCTTTGGCAGTGAAATTGGATCCAACATTTCCTATGAAGCTTAAAAATATGTTCATCATGGGAGGAAATGTAGAAT ccAGAGGAAATACTACAGTCTGTGGAGAATTCAATTTTGCAACTGATCCAGAAGCTGCTTATGTTGTCTTAAATGAGTTCACTTGCCCTACTTATATTGCATCATGGGAATTTACATGTCACAATTCTTTGTCTTGG GAATTCTATCATGAGTTGGTTAATCAGGACACCAAAAAAGCTAAATTCATGGAGAAAATATCTGCTCACAGCATAAAATTCACAGAGTCAAAACACGAAAATACAGGCAACATGTTATGGACTTCAGGATTCGTGTCTTGTGATTCCTATGCTATGGCTGCTGCAATTGACGAGAGCTTTGTCACAAAAGCCATAGAAGTTGCTGTAAGTGTGGAGCTGAATGGCTCACTAACTAGAGGAATGATGGTAATGGATATGACCAGTCTTcttaagaagaaaaataaagcttttgtCATTAATAAGTGTGATTTAGAGAAGTTCAAGGGACTTCTCATTGCTGCTTTAAAATAA